From a single Ignavibacteria bacterium genomic region:
- the gnd gene encoding decarboxylating 6-phosphogluconate dehydrogenase: protein MKIGFVGLGKMGANMVERLLLGGHEVVVYNRSEGKVKEAVAKGAVGSTSIADLCSKLEGRKVVWLMVPSGQAVDDNIAETVKYLNKGDIIVDGGNSYWRDTQARNKMVEELGFEYLDCGTSGGVWGLQNGYCLMYGGKKEAVDFILPVLETLAPVGGHAYCGTSGAGHFVKMVHNGIEYGMMQAYAEGFEIMEKSPFNIDLEKVTGIWQHGSVVRSWLLDLANLAFKEDPKLEKVKDFVADSGEGRWTVQTAIDFDVPAHVITTSLFNRFQSRQDESFAMKTLSALRNKFGGHEMKTKE from the coding sequence ATGAAAATAGGATTTGTAGGTCTTGGTAAAATGGGAGCAAACATGGTTGAGAGACTTCTGCTTGGTGGACACGAAGTGGTGGTCTATAACCGCTCTGAAGGGAAGGTAAAAGAAGCAGTTGCCAAAGGCGCTGTTGGTTCCACCTCCATAGCAGACCTTTGCTCTAAACTCGAAGGAAGAAAAGTTGTCTGGCTTATGGTTCCCTCGGGACAGGCAGTCGACGATAACATCGCTGAGACTGTAAAATATTTGAACAAAGGCGATATCATAGTTGACGGTGGAAATTCATACTGGAGGGACACACAGGCACGCAATAAAATGGTGGAAGAACTCGGATTTGAGTATCTCGACTGCGGTACCAGTGGCGGAGTATGGGGTCTCCAAAACGGATACTGCCTCATGTACGGCGGCAAAAAAGAAGCTGTTGATTTTATTCTCCCCGTTCTCGAGACACTCGCACCAGTTGGCGGTCATGCTTACTGTGGAACGAGCGGTGCAGGACATTTTGTTAAGATGGTACACAACGGAATTGAATATGGAATGATGCAGGCTTATGCCGAGGGATTTGAGATAATGGAGAAATCCCCGTTCAACATCGATCTTGAGAAAGTAACAGGAATCTGGCAGCACGGAAGTGTAGTCAGGTCATGGCTTCTTGATCTTGCAAATCTCGCATTCAAGGAAGACCCAAAACTTGAAAAAGTAAAAGATTTTGTTGCCGACAGCGGTGAAGGAAGATGGACAGTACAGACAGCAATAGATTTTGATGTTCCCGCTCATGTAATAACCACTTCGCTTTTTAACAGATTCCAGAGCCGTCAGGATGAAAGTTTCGCGATGAAAACCCTTTCTGCTCTCAGAAACAAGTTTGGCGGACACGAAATGAAAACCAAGGAGTAA
- the zwf gene encoding glucose-6-phosphate dehydrogenase, with translation MPADQILVIFGASGDLTERKLIPALYALKQRELLPKNFAVLGTGRTSMTDDEFRKKMAQKGEGYDDEFLSQLHYISIDPLNPENYYQLRERLRQIDHDFEVKGNYIFYLATPPLLYETVAEGLAAAGLNHNEPNGGLKKLVIEKPFGYSLETAKALNKKLLMFFDENQLFRIDHYLGKETAQNILVFRFANGIFEPLWNRNYIDHIQVTSSESIGVENRGGYYDTAGALRDMVQNHLLQLVALAAMEPPAGFDADSIRNETVKVFQSIKPFSDSDIRKNVIRGQYIASKIKGEPIGAYREEKGVDPHSRTETFVALKFFIDNWRWGGIPFYIRTGKRLPTRVTEIVVRFKNTPHRLFRSIFDDESGTNQLIIRIQPDEGILIRFALKQPGAGYQVKNASLDFHYSSLSEGRLPEAYERLIYDCMMGDSTLYTRGDALEACWKFIDPLLQAWKEDEKIKIYGYPAGTWGPEEADALLHSNGQTWRYPCKNLTDDETYCEL, from the coding sequence GTGCCGGCTGATCAAATACTGGTAATTTTCGGAGCCTCGGGTGACCTGACCGAGAGGAAACTGATTCCCGCACTCTATGCGCTAAAGCAACGGGAGTTGCTTCCAAAGAATTTTGCTGTTCTCGGGACAGGCAGAACCTCGATGACCGATGATGAGTTCCGAAAGAAAATGGCTCAGAAAGGGGAGGGATATGACGATGAATTTCTCTCTCAACTTCATTACATCTCAATTGATCCGCTAAATCCTGAGAACTACTACCAGCTTCGTGAGAGACTGAGGCAGATCGACCATGATTTTGAAGTAAAAGGCAACTACATCTTTTATCTTGCGACTCCACCACTTCTCTACGAAACCGTGGCAGAAGGACTTGCCGCTGCAGGACTGAACCATAACGAACCGAATGGCGGACTTAAAAAACTTGTAATCGAAAAGCCGTTCGGATACAGTCTTGAAACTGCCAAAGCTCTCAATAAAAAGCTTTTGATGTTTTTTGACGAGAATCAACTCTTCAGAATTGATCATTACCTCGGCAAGGAAACTGCTCAAAACATTCTTGTTTTCAGATTCGCGAACGGGATATTTGAGCCTCTTTGGAACCGGAACTATATCGATCACATTCAGGTGACTTCCTCCGAGAGCATAGGAGTTGAAAACAGGGGCGGATACTATGACACCGCCGGTGCATTGAGGGATATGGTGCAAAACCATCTGTTGCAACTTGTAGCGCTTGCTGCGATGGAGCCCCCTGCAGGATTTGATGCCGACTCCATCAGGAACGAAACGGTTAAAGTGTTTCAGTCAATCAAACCTTTTTCAGATAGTGATATCCGAAAGAATGTCATCAGAGGGCAGTACATCGCTTCAAAGATAAAAGGCGAACCGATTGGTGCTTACAGGGAGGAAAAGGGGGTTGACCCTCACTCCCGTACCGAGACCTTTGTTGCGCTTAAATTCTTCATTGATAACTGGAGATGGGGAGGTATCCCGTTTTACATTCGAACCGGGAAAAGGCTTCCTACCCGGGTAACGGAGATTGTGGTCCGGTTTAAGAACACCCCTCACCGCCTTTTTAGAAGTATATTTGACGATGAATCGGGAACAAACCAATTAATCATTCGGATTCAACCTGATGAAGGGATACTCATTCGGTTTGCATTAAAGCAACCCGGTGCAGGTTACCAGGTGAAAAATGCCTCACTGGATTTCCATTATTCATCATTATCGGAGGGGAGACTTCCCGAAGCATATGAGCGTTTGATATATGACTGCATGATGGGTGATTCCACGCTTTATACACGCGGAGATGCACTTGAAGCCTGCTGGAAATTTATCGATCCTCTGTTGCAGGCATGGAAAGAGGATGAAAAAATTAAGATTTACGGTTATCCTGCGGGTACCTGGGGTCCAGAGGAGGCGGATGCACTTCTGCACTCCAACGGACAGACTTGGCGTTATCCGTGCAAAAACCTGACTGATGATGAAACCTATTGTGAGCTTTAG
- the pgl gene encoding 6-phosphogluconolactonase, whose amino-acid sequence MKDVIRIYPSPEMSASACAAFIDRQIGEVLQEKEFVTMALSGGSTPALLFSALVGEYSNTGYWNKVKFFWVDERCVAPSDPESNYGNAKNHFLDPLNIPEENIFRIQGENKPEEEVKRYTGVLEAQLGPELQLDICLLGMGADGHTASIFPPAIKLMESKEIVAVATHPDSGQRRITITGKLINKSKTTIFLAFGKEKKSVVEQILNNKGREKYPAGLVSNSFSGVVWYLDTEAYRLP is encoded by the coding sequence ATGAAGGATGTGATAAGAATATACCCGTCACCTGAGATGTCGGCATCTGCCTGTGCAGCTTTTATCGACAGGCAAATCGGGGAAGTGTTGCAGGAAAAAGAGTTTGTAACGATGGCACTTTCGGGAGGAAGCACCCCGGCGCTTCTTTTTTCGGCGCTTGTCGGAGAGTATTCGAACACAGGTTACTGGAACAAGGTTAAGTTTTTCTGGGTCGATGAAAGGTGCGTGGCTCCCTCTGACCCTGAAAGCAATTATGGAAATGCAAAAAATCATTTTCTTGATCCGCTCAACATTCCCGAAGAGAACATTTTCAGAATTCAGGGTGAAAACAAACCTGAAGAGGAAGTGAAACGATATACGGGAGTACTCGAGGCACAACTTGGCCCTGAGTTGCAATTGGATATCTGTCTTCTCGGTATGGGGGCAGACGGGCACACCGCCTCAATCTTTCCTCCTGCGATCAAGCTGATGGAGAGCAAAGAAATCGTTGCGGTGGCTACACATCCTGATTCGGGACAACGCAGAATAACAATCACAGGTAAATTGATAAATAAGAGTAAAACAACAATATTTTTAGCTTTTGGCAAAGAAAAGAAAAGCGTTGTGGAACAGATACTTAATAACAAGGGGCGGGAGAAATACCCCGCAGGCCTTGTGAGCAATTCCTTTAGCGGAGTTGTCTGGTATCTGGATACTGAAGCATACAGACTGCCGTAA
- the glk gene encoding glucokinase has translation MILACDAGGTKTVLSVFSIEGKKLTAHKSERYNSTDYASLEDIICHFLSDTGYKIETGCAGVPGPVVDGISSSTNLTWAMDEAVIAKATGIQNFKLVNDLYALASAIPFLTDDDLLTVYPGSPTNGYGVKAVLAPGTGLGQGFLVPLGDGKFKVIPSEGSHADFAPVDDLQIDMMKFMKAEYGRVSVERIASGLGLRGIYKFLKETGIATPSAEFLEAIETEDLAAMISKFALEGKDELAVLALEIFIRVLGAQAGNLVLTLMATGGIYLGGGIPPKITEKIIEGSFVETYTKKGRLSYIVENTPVYLIKDSAAGLHGSAYIAAGLI, from the coding sequence ATGATATTGGCATGTGACGCCGGTGGAACCAAAACGGTTCTTTCGGTATTTTCGATTGAAGGTAAAAAACTTACAGCCCACAAGTCGGAAAGATACAATTCGACTGATTATGCGAGCCTCGAAGATATAATTTGTCATTTTTTAAGTGATACAGGTTATAAAATTGAGACAGGGTGTGCCGGTGTTCCCGGTCCTGTGGTCGACGGAATCAGCAGTTCCACAAACCTTACCTGGGCAATGGATGAAGCTGTGATTGCCAAAGCAACGGGCATTCAGAATTTTAAGCTTGTAAACGATCTTTACGCTCTCGCTTCCGCAATCCCTTTTCTTACTGATGATGATCTGCTTACTGTTTATCCAGGTTCACCAACCAACGGATATGGCGTTAAGGCTGTCCTCGCACCCGGAACGGGTCTCGGTCAGGGATTCCTTGTACCTCTCGGTGACGGAAAGTTCAAAGTGATTCCTTCAGAGGGAAGTCACGCAGATTTCGCACCGGTTGATGACCTGCAAATTGATATGATGAAGTTCATGAAAGCAGAATACGGGCGCGTAAGTGTCGAGAGAATTGCTTCAGGGCTTGGTCTCAGGGGTATCTACAAGTTTTTAAAGGAAACAGGTATCGCCACACCTTCCGCAGAATTTCTCGAAGCCATCGAGACAGAGGATCTGGCGGCAATGATCTCAAAATTTGCACTTGAAGGTAAAGATGAACTGGCTGTTTTGGCTCTTGAAATCTTCATCCGGGTGCTCGGAGCTCAGGCGGGAAATCTGGTTCTCACACTTATGGCAACGGGTGGCATCTACCTCGGTGGTGGAATTCCTCCGAAAATAACCGAAAAGATTATCGAAGGTTCCTTTGTTGAGACCTACACCAAAAAAGGGAGACTCAGCTATATTGTAGAGAATACTCCCGTTTATCTTATCAAAGACAGCGCCGCTGGGCTTCATGGTTCAGCTTATATAGCTGCCGGATTGATTTAA
- a CDS encoding bifunctional transaldolase/phosoglucose isomerase translates to MSKIEKLAELGQSLWLDFISRDYINGGKLAVMIDDGLRGITSNPTIFDKAIAGSNAYDSEIRELLAKGAGTLEIYEQLAIKDIKSACKMMLPVYEKTKRLDGYVSLEVNPKLAYKTKETIEEAVRLYQAVGAPNLMIKVPATKEGIPAVKELVSHGISVNVTLIFSIDSYIETAMAFIEGLEILKANGGDVSKVASVASFFVSRVDSSVDSALEKAGNTSLQGKIAVANAKIAFKEFGKLFSGERWGKLSESGAMPQRVLWASTGTKNPAYSDVLYVDELIGSPTVNTMPPATIDSFLDHGKLEITLDKGVEEAEAQVAALAGAGVDLAAITDKLQTDGVRLFAESFDSLLGSVEKKSLAILREGNTVNFHPTVLADSLASGMKKLAEEDVPGRIFARDHTVWSDSPVEISNRLGWLDSPANTYSSLDEINSFVANIKSEGFTNALLLGMGGSSLAPEVFSQMFGTKEGYLSLEILDSTHPAAVLEKEAKLADRKTLYIVSTKSGGTVETLSFMKYFFTSVANKFGKETAQKRFIAITDPGSGLEDMAKSLGFRKIFINDPNIGGRYSALSLFGMVPAALCGIDIKDLLDKTFMMVAESKLASGSPAALGVLMSEGAKAAYDKVTFITPGVFSYFGPWAEQLIAESTGKVGKGILPVEGEEVLDPSGYAGDRIFVYLSDEKTGELKDKFDALVEAGHPGVEIIVPDKSFLGYEFLRWEIATAIAGWGLGIHPFDQPDVESAKVSARAVLKQYKEEGKLPEPVVAFEENGLKVVGDISAKEIKGAIAEFMKNLHEGNPGDDLRSYLSIQAYVPSSPETDHLLKEIRDRFQTKYRLAVSTGYGPRFLHSTGQLHKGDSGNGLFLQVIAGIDKDAMIPEEAGNPEGSMSFGTLVVAQAMGDRSALTTNGRKVITFFGGSDVRAVLEVIKAAI, encoded by the coding sequence ATGAGTAAAATTGAAAAACTCGCGGAACTTGGTCAGTCGCTTTGGCTGGACTTTATCAGTCGCGATTACATAAACGGAGGAAAACTTGCCGTAATGATTGATGACGGATTAAGGGGGATCACCTCAAATCCCACCATCTTCGACAAGGCGATTGCCGGAAGCAATGCGTATGATTCTGAAATAAGGGAATTGCTGGCAAAGGGAGCCGGAACACTTGAAATTTATGAGCAGCTTGCGATTAAGGATATAAAATCCGCTTGCAAAATGATGCTTCCCGTTTATGAAAAGACCAAAAGGCTGGACGGATATGTCAGTCTCGAGGTTAACCCTAAACTCGCATACAAAACTAAAGAGACAATCGAGGAAGCGGTCAGACTCTATCAGGCAGTTGGTGCCCCTAATCTTATGATCAAGGTGCCGGCTACAAAGGAGGGAATACCCGCGGTAAAAGAGCTTGTTTCGCACGGTATTTCAGTAAATGTAACACTGATATTCTCGATCGACAGTTATATTGAAACTGCAATGGCTTTTATTGAGGGACTCGAAATTCTGAAAGCAAACGGAGGAGATGTTTCAAAGGTTGCTTCCGTAGCATCATTTTTTGTGAGTCGAGTTGATTCCTCGGTCGATTCAGCACTTGAGAAAGCGGGCAACACTTCACTTCAGGGGAAGATTGCTGTCGCGAATGCAAAGATCGCCTTTAAGGAATTCGGGAAGCTCTTCTCCGGCGAACGCTGGGGAAAACTTTCTGAATCGGGTGCCATGCCTCAGAGAGTTTTGTGGGCGAGCACAGGTACAAAGAACCCCGCATATTCTGATGTTTTATATGTTGATGAACTGATTGGCAGTCCTACGGTAAACACGATGCCTCCTGCAACAATAGACTCGTTCCTCGATCACGGGAAACTTGAAATCACGCTTGACAAGGGTGTGGAAGAAGCAGAAGCACAGGTTGCGGCTCTTGCCGGTGCGGGTGTCGATCTTGCTGCGATTACAGATAAACTCCAGACAGATGGCGTCAGGCTTTTTGCCGAGTCATTCGATTCCCTTCTGGGGTCTGTTGAGAAAAAGTCGCTTGCCATTTTGAGGGAAGGGAATACGGTTAATTTCCACCCGACAGTATTGGCGGATTCTTTGGCATCAGGCATGAAAAAACTTGCTGAAGAGGATGTTCCCGGCAGAATATTTGCCCGTGATCATACCGTTTGGAGTGATTCTCCTGTCGAAATATCCAACAGACTCGGCTGGCTTGACAGTCCGGCGAATACATATTCCTCCCTCGATGAGATAAACAGTTTTGTTGCCAATATCAAATCGGAAGGTTTTACAAATGCGCTCCTCCTTGGCATGGGTGGTTCCTCCCTCGCTCCCGAGGTTTTCAGCCAGATGTTTGGTACTAAAGAGGGATATCTTTCTTTGGAGATTTTGGACAGCACTCATCCGGCCGCGGTTCTTGAGAAGGAAGCAAAGCTCGCCGACAGGAAGACTCTGTACATTGTTTCCACAAAATCAGGCGGTACAGTTGAAACACTTTCATTTATGAAGTATTTCTTCACTTCCGTGGCAAATAAATTCGGAAAAGAAACTGCTCAAAAAAGATTTATTGCGATTACCGATCCCGGAAGTGGTCTCGAGGATATGGCGAAATCACTCGGATTCAGAAAAATATTCATAAACGATCCGAACATCGGAGGAAGATATTCCGCTCTCTCTTTGTTTGGCATGGTTCCCGCAGCTCTCTGTGGAATTGATATAAAAGACCTGCTTGATAAAACCTTCATGATGGTTGCCGAATCAAAACTCGCTTCAGGATCTCCTGCCGCGCTGGGTGTTCTGATGTCTGAAGGTGCCAAAGCTGCTTACGATAAAGTCACTTTCATCACTCCGGGAGTTTTCTCGTATTTCGGACCCTGGGCAGAGCAGTTGATAGCTGAGAGTACGGGAAAAGTTGGGAAAGGGATTTTACCCGTAGAGGGAGAAGAAGTTCTCGATCCATCAGGATATGCAGGTGACAGAATATTTGTCTACCTCTCCGATGAGAAAACGGGAGAATTGAAAGACAAATTTGATGCGCTCGTGGAAGCCGGCCACCCCGGAGTAGAGATAATCGTTCCCGACAAATCTTTCCTCGGTTACGAATTTCTCCGCTGGGAAATTGCCACTGCGATCGCGGGATGGGGATTGGGTATCCATCCGTTTGACCAGCCTGATGTTGAATCCGCAAAGGTCTCTGCCAGAGCAGTACTTAAACAGTACAAGGAAGAGGGAAAGCTGCCTGAACCAGTCGTAGCTTTTGAAGAAAACGGTTTGAAGGTAGTCGGCGATATTTCCGCCAAAGAGATCAAAGGAGCGATTGCTGAATTTATGAAAAATCTTCACGAAGGTAACCCCGGCGATGACCTTAGAAGCTACCTCTCCATTCAGGCTTATGTGCCTTCATCTCCTGAAACAGATCATCTTTTGAAAGAAATCAGGGACAGATTTCAGACGAAATACCGTCTGGCTGTCTCAACAGGATACGGTCCGAGATTCCTTCATTCAACGGGTCAGTTGCACAAGGGAGACTCAGGTAACGGTCTATTCCTTCAGGTGATTGCAGGTATTGATAAAGATGCCATGATCCCCGAGGAAGCAGGAAATCCCGAGGGTTCCATGTCGTTCGGTACACTGGTCGTTGCTCAGGCAATGGGAGACCGGTCTGCACTCACAACCAATGGAAGAAAGGTCATTACCTTTTTTGGCGGTTCAGATGTGAGAGCAGTTCTTGAGGTTATAAAAGCGGCAATTTAA
- a CDS encoding alkaline phosphatase family protein has product MDDASFFNSESANSVKINNINLFLLLVFLSFFSANAQQANLAAGPMPCYTEKREVLIWLQTSSTARVSLQYYPVDNISEKITSDEIITTASDGFTARIILKRLDPGKTYNYDLYINGVKTEKPWKFSFKTQKLWEWREDAPDFSFITGSCAYVNEEIYDRPGTPYGGDYGIYEKIAANKGDFMLWLGDNVYLREAEWATRDGMIYRYSHTRALPEMQQMLASMHHYAIWDDHDFGPDDSDRSWRNKADALDVFKMFWGNPTYGVEGKPGITTSFRYSDAEFFLLDNRYYRTPNNRKTGERTVLGEHQREWLIDALAKSNATFKFICMGGQFLNPVARFENYANFEEERKWLLDHILAEGIKGVIFLTGDRHSSEVDVMPREGSYPLHEFTISTFSAGASNSAIKEENYFRKEGTLFTERNFAKISITGKKKERVLTCKLFDKNGIEKWSYSIKESELGK; this is encoded by the coding sequence ATGGATGACGCATCTTTTTTTAATAGTGAGAGCGCAAATAGCGTGAAAATTAATAATATTAATCTCTTTTTGTTGCTGGTTTTCCTTTCTTTTTTTAGCGCAAACGCCCAGCAGGCGAATCTTGCTGCGGGTCCGATGCCTTGCTACACCGAGAAGAGGGAGGTATTGATTTGGTTACAGACTTCCTCTACTGCGCGGGTTTCACTTCAGTACTATCCGGTTGACAACATTTCTGAAAAAATCACTTCTGATGAAATAATCACTACAGCATCCGACGGATTTACCGCCCGGATTATCCTCAAAAGACTCGATCCGGGAAAAACTTATAATTATGACCTCTACATTAACGGGGTGAAGACAGAAAAACCGTGGAAGTTTTCTTTTAAGACTCAAAAATTGTGGGAATGGCGTGAAGATGCGCCCGATTTCTCTTTCATCACCGGCAGTTGTGCCTATGTGAATGAGGAAATATACGACAGACCGGGAACCCCATATGGCGGTGACTATGGGATATATGAAAAAATCGCAGCCAACAAGGGTGATTTTATGCTCTGGCTCGGTGACAATGTATACCTTCGGGAGGCTGAATGGGCAACGCGCGACGGGATGATTTATCGTTACTCCCACACCCGTGCACTGCCTGAAATGCAGCAGATGCTCGCCTCAATGCACCATTATGCCATTTGGGACGATCACGATTTTGGTCCCGACGACAGCGACAGAAGCTGGAGAAACAAAGCCGATGCCCTCGATGTTTTTAAGATGTTTTGGGGCAACCCGACTTACGGAGTGGAAGGGAAGCCCGGCATTACCACTTCTTTCAGATATTCAGATGCTGAGTTTTTTCTTTTGGACAACAGATACTACAGGACACCCAACAACCGTAAAACGGGTGAAAGAACCGTCCTTGGTGAACATCAAAGGGAATGGCTGATAGATGCTCTGGCAAAAAGCAACGCTACATTTAAGTTTATTTGTATGGGCGGACAGTTCCTGAATCCTGTGGCAAGATTTGAAAATTATGCCAATTTTGAAGAAGAGCGGAAGTGGTTGCTCGATCATATTCTTGCTGAGGGAATCAAGGGTGTAATTTTCCTTACCGGCGACAGGCACAGCTCCGAAGTGGATGTGATGCCGAGGGAGGGAAGTTACCCGTTGCATGAATTTACCATATCGACATTTTCCGCAGGAGCAAGTAATTCTGCTATTAAAGAGGAGAACTACTTCCGGAAAGAAGGGACACTTTTCACGGAGAGGAATTTTGCAAAAATTTCAATCACAGGGAAGAAAAAAGAGCGTGTTCTTACTTGTAAATTGTTTGACAAAAACGGAATCGAAAAATGGTCGTATTCCATAAAAGAGTCTGAGTTAGGGAAGTAG
- a CDS encoding sugar transferase, with amino-acid sequence MNSETPKNKAVFNYEDHNIPVGEGIPVESLMLDYRIANTVGSKALSFIRKHVRLNSVETKVLHTSSKFNVESLPEDEVFDFVNIRSLNHIRYLNKFFEAVNRKLPENGVFIGTFETFSQRRRRIFSKYKKWVAAPVYFVDFMFHRVFPKMKITRKIYFFLTGGSNRVYSLTEVLGRLVSCGFEIVEYKAFEEQTYFAVRKISEPEYNEEPSYGPLFRMRRIGKNGKVIFVYKFRTMHPYSEYLQKYVYERNSLQDGGKIRDDFRVTYWGRIMRKLWIDELPMFINFFKGELKLVGVRPLSTHYLSLYDDELREMRLKHKPGLLPPFYADLPTTLEEIIESEKKYLRAYDQYGLITDVRYLFAAMYNILIKRARSN; translated from the coding sequence ATGAATTCCGAAACACCAAAGAACAAAGCCGTTTTCAACTACGAGGATCACAACATCCCCGTGGGTGAAGGTATTCCCGTTGAGAGCCTGATGCTCGACTACCGGATTGCCAATACAGTCGGCTCAAAAGCTTTGAGTTTCATAAGAAAACATGTCAGACTAAACAGCGTCGAAACGAAAGTGTTACACACTTCATCCAAGTTTAATGTCGAATCTCTCCCCGAGGATGAGGTCTTCGACTTCGTCAATATCCGGTCTCTGAACCATATCCGCTACTTGAACAAGTTTTTTGAAGCAGTCAACAGGAAACTCCCTGAAAATGGAGTTTTTATCGGCACATTCGAGACCTTTTCGCAAAGAAGACGCAGGATATTCAGCAAATACAAAAAGTGGGTGGCAGCGCCTGTCTATTTTGTAGATTTTATGTTTCATCGTGTCTTCCCCAAGATGAAAATAACCCGAAAGATTTATTTTTTCCTGACGGGTGGATCAAACCGGGTTTACTCGCTGACCGAAGTGCTGGGCAGACTTGTCTCCTGCGGGTTTGAGATTGTGGAATACAAGGCTTTTGAAGAGCAGACCTACTTCGCTGTAAGAAAAATTTCAGAGCCCGAGTACAACGAAGAACCATCTTACGGACCTCTATTCAGAATGCGACGCATCGGAAAAAATGGCAAAGTTATTTTTGTTTACAAGTTCCGCACTATGCATCCTTATTCAGAATATCTGCAAAAATATGTTTATGAAAGAAACAGTCTCCAGGACGGTGGAAAAATCAGGGATGATTTCAGAGTAACCTACTGGGGAAGAATTATGCGGAAACTCTGGATAGACGAACTTCCAATGTTTATAAATTTCTTTAAAGGAGAGTTAAAGCTTGTAGGTGTAAGACCTTTAAGCACTCATTATTTGAGTCTCTATGATGACGAACTTCGGGAAATGCGACTTAAGCACAAACCGGGTTTGCTCCCTCCATTTTATGCCGATCTCCCAACCACACTCGAGGAAATCATCGAATCGGAGAAAAAGTATCTCCGTGCCTACGATCAATACGGTCTGATTACCGATGTCCGCTACCTCTTTGCTGCCATGTACAACATCCTCATAAAAAGAGCAAGAAGCAACTAA
- a CDS encoding T9SS type A sorting domain-containing protein: MKISTVLFSLALILFLTSDGFAQPQNFNTSLHKTRAGKYFWYSAANGGFEGLTGVPGTHPNLECEGCHGATNADGQAYTGTYSPSCIDCHPSNSAFNPDSLKEAQCKSCHSRQNTEISLGYNDVHRAVNMKCWDCHGTEDMHGDGVQYNSMLQPGAMKTDCQQSGCHVTLTAAHAGYDPHQGKLHCNSCHAKSAITCYNCHFDSQVEHHLKRPRQQMKDFVFLVNRVKDNKVGVGSMQSLTYQGNKSFYAIGVYSSHTIVKTGARTCTDCHANFGGSIPAITEFNTTGAIKFATWNPADSTMSNLKGVIPIPNNYQTSFKMDFLKYMGSTGDPVAPSKNWIPIGEDVADGAHMQYTNPLTYQQMQKLGMTPTSVDDFNTSKFEFRLNQNYPNPFNPSTKISFSLPNDGEVTLHIYDSNGKLVQTLLNGPMNTGLYNFTFDGSKLASGVYFARLTSGKFVSTQKMILLK, translated from the coding sequence ATGAAAATATCTACCGTGCTATTTTCTTTAGCATTAATATTGTTTCTAACATCTGACGGCTTTGCACAACCTCAGAATTTTAACACTTCACTTCATAAAACCCGCGCCGGTAAGTACTTCTGGTATTCAGCCGCCAACGGCGGTTTCGAGGGTCTAACCGGAGTTCCCGGAACTCATCCCAATCTTGAATGTGAAGGCTGCCACGGAGCAACCAATGCAGACGGACAGGCTTATACAGGTACCTACTCACCATCATGTATCGATTGCCATCCCTCAAACAGTGCTTTCAATCCTGATTCACTTAAAGAAGCCCAGTGTAAAAGCTGCCATTCAAGACAAAATACCGAAATTTCTCTCGGTTACAATGATGTGCACAGAGCTGTAAATATGAAATGCTGGGACTGCCATGGTACAGAGGATATGCACGGTGACGGCGTTCAGTACAACTCGATGTTGCAACCCGGAGCCATGAAAACCGACTGCCAGCAGTCAGGTTGCCATGTTACCCTTACTGCTGCACATGCCGGATATGACCCGCACCAAGGGAAACTCCACTGTAATTCATGCCATGCAAAATCGGCTATAACATGCTACAACTGCCACTTTGACTCGCAGGTTGAACATCACCTTAAGAGACCTCGCCAGCAAATGAAAGATTTCGTTTTCCTCGTAAACCGGGTAAAAGACAATAAAGTAGGTGTCGGTTCGATGCAGAGTCTCACCTATCAGGGTAACAAATCATTTTACGCAATTGGTGTTTACTCCTCACATACCATCGTAAAAACTGGTGCCAGAACATGTACAGACTGCCACGCAAACTTTGGCGGTTCCATTCCTGCAATCACTGAATTCAATACAACAGGTGCCATTAAGTTTGCAACCTGGAATCCTGCTGACAGCACCATGTCGAACCTTAAAGGTGTTATCCCCATACCTAACAACTATCAGACCTCCTTTAAAATGGACTTCCTGAAATACATGGGAAGTACAGGAGACCCTGTTGCACCATCGAAAAACTGGATTCCAATCGGAGAAGATGTGGCTGACGGTGCACATATGCAGTACACAAATCCTTTGACCTATCAGCAGATGCAGAAACTTGGTATGACCCCAACTTCAGTCGATGATTTCAATACATCCAAATTTGAATTCAGACTGAATCAGAACTACCCAAATCCGTTCAATCCATCGACCAAAATATCCTTCTCACTGCCGAATGATGGCGAAGTTACACTTCACATCTATGACAGTAATGGTAAACTTGTTCAGACATTATTGAATGGACCGATGAACACCGGACTTTATAACTTCACTTTTGACGGTTCAAAATTGGCGAGCGGAGTTTATTTTGCAAGACTTACGAGTGGGAAATTCGTGAGCACCCAGAAGATGATTCTCCTCAAGTAA